In one Sporomusa sphaeroides DSM 2875 genomic region, the following are encoded:
- the nadE gene encoding NAD(+) synthase translates to MLKIAIGQMDVIPGRPDLNTDKMLSMIANASNHQADIIIFPEMAIPGYLLGDTWEQQAYLRDCEAFGRKIIAAAKDICVIFGNVAVDWGKHGDDGRVRKHNACFIAQDSRLVDIRIKTLQPNYREFDDTRHFFSLSSLSLERREPVENLIKPVKLSIKGKDYTLGCIICEDGWSDDYSVDPIAVLTANGPLDVIINISCSPFTLGKNNKRNRVFSRQAREANTPLVYVNNTGLQNNGKTVYTFDGFSTVYNSTGQIVTCCRPFAETLDYIELVTEAGGQNLPPVNVPDDSDIASLYQAVSYGVKNFLQSIGMNKVVIGVSGGIDSAVSAALYASILPPENILLLNMPSRFNSQTTKDLASQLAKNLGCLYAVMPIEQSVEHTAAQISGTPIINLANGTEHQLNVSSFVLENIQARDRSSRLLAGTSAAFGGGFTCNANKSELTVGYSTLYGDQAGFLAALADLWKHQVYQLAHYLNATIYGREVIPQAAIDLVPSAELSFEQSVDEGKGDPIIYSYHDYLFRAFTEYWNRVTPADILDWYSQGTDVLEQKLGCQTGLIQQLFSGPRPFIDDLERWWRHYTGMAVAKRIQAPPVLAVSRRAYGFDHREAQNNVYFTQEYLRIKQLLLSQ, encoded by the coding sequence TTGCTCAAAATTGCAATAGGCCAAATGGACGTTATTCCAGGCCGGCCGGATTTAAATACTGACAAGATGTTATCCATGATTGCCAACGCCAGCAACCACCAGGCTGATATTATCATCTTCCCCGAAATGGCTATCCCGGGTTACCTGCTGGGTGACACCTGGGAACAACAGGCTTACCTGCGTGATTGTGAAGCTTTTGGCCGTAAGATAATTGCGGCTGCCAAAGATATCTGTGTTATCTTCGGCAATGTTGCCGTAGATTGGGGCAAACACGGCGATGATGGCCGGGTGCGAAAACACAATGCCTGTTTTATTGCCCAAGACAGTCGTCTTGTCGACATACGCATCAAGACACTGCAGCCAAACTACCGCGAGTTTGACGACACACGGCATTTTTTCAGCCTGAGCAGCCTGTCGCTGGAACGCAGAGAGCCTGTGGAAAACCTAATAAAACCTGTCAAATTGTCAATTAAAGGCAAAGACTATACCCTGGGCTGCATCATTTGCGAAGACGGCTGGTCTGATGATTACAGCGTTGACCCGATTGCGGTTCTCACCGCCAACGGACCGCTTGATGTAATCATCAACATCTCCTGTTCACCGTTTACACTGGGCAAAAACAATAAACGCAACCGGGTATTTTCCCGGCAAGCCCGGGAAGCCAATACCCCGCTTGTCTATGTTAATAATACAGGTCTTCAGAATAACGGTAAAACGGTATATACCTTCGATGGATTCAGCACAGTATATAACAGCACCGGGCAAATTGTCACCTGCTGCCGGCCTTTTGCCGAAACACTTGACTATATTGAGCTTGTCACTGAAGCGGGCGGCCAAAATCTTCCTCCGGTCAACGTACCTGACGATTCCGACATTGCCAGCCTGTATCAGGCTGTCAGTTATGGTGTCAAAAACTTCCTCCAGTCCATTGGGATGAACAAGGTGGTCATCGGCGTTTCCGGCGGTATTGACTCGGCCGTTAGCGCTGCATTATATGCAAGCATTTTGCCCCCGGAAAATATCCTGCTGCTCAACATGCCCAGCAGGTTCAATTCCCAAACAACGAAAGATTTGGCCAGCCAGTTGGCCAAAAATCTTGGCTGCCTGTATGCGGTAATGCCAATTGAACAATCGGTCGAACATACGGCTGCCCAAATCAGCGGTACACCCATCATCAACCTGGCTAATGGTACTGAGCACCAGTTGAACGTATCTTCTTTTGTACTGGAAAATATTCAGGCCCGTGACCGTTCTTCCCGCCTGCTGGCAGGAACGTCGGCGGCTTTCGGCGGTGGCTTTACCTGTAACGCCAACAAAAGTGAGCTTACTGTCGGCTACTCCACTCTCTATGGCGACCAAGCCGGATTTTTGGCAGCGCTGGCTGACTTATGGAAACATCAGGTCTATCAACTGGCACATTATCTTAACGCCACCATTTATGGGCGGGAAGTCATTCCCCAGGCAGCCATTGATTTAGTACCAAGTGCCGAACTGTCCTTCGAGCAGTCTGTGGATGAAGGTAAAGGCGATCCCATTATTTATAGCTATCATGATTATTTATTTCGTGCCTTTACGGAATACTGGAACAGAGTCACACCGGCAGACATTTTAGACTGGTACAGTCAGGGTACAGACGTGCTGGAACAAAAACTAGGCTGTCAAACCGGCCTGATCCAGCAGTTATTCTCCGGTCCCCGCCCTTTCATTGACGACCTGGAACGTTGGTGGCGTCACTACACCGGCATGGCAGTGGCCAAGCGTATTCAGGCACCACCCGTCTTGGCCGTTAGCCGCCGTGCCTATGGCTTTGATCATCGTGAAGCACAAAACAACGTCTATTTTACGCAGGAATATCTAAGAATTAAGCAGTTGCTGCTATCTCAGTAA
- a CDS encoding zinc ribbon domain-containing protein produces MQCPNCGEQIQSGTGKCPHCGHEAAVTVLSRQERDNFDGITIEEENGGNRNRYESYESGNRSRVKHINISFGSSGWAGKLMVAAALVILVFFFLPVLLFILLAVGAVLIGAWLFQLLRR; encoded by the coding sequence ATGCAATGTCCAAACTGTGGCGAACAAATACAAAGCGGAACAGGCAAATGTCCGCACTGCGGCCATGAAGCGGCGGTTACCGTGTTAAGCCGTCAGGAACGTGATAATTTCGACGGAATTACTATTGAAGAAGAAAATGGCGGTAACCGCAACCGGTATGAAAGTTATGAGTCCGGCAACCGGTCGCGGGTGAAACATATTAATATTTCGTTTGGTTCTTCCGGCTGGGCCGGTAAGTTAATGGTAGCTGCCGCCTTGGTAATACTGGTGTTTTTTTTCCTGCCTGTATTGCTGTTTATTTTGCTGGCAGTCGGTGCGGTGCTTATCGGCGCTTGGTTGTTTCAGTTATTAAGAAGATAA
- a CDS encoding methyl-accepting chemotaxis protein, with amino-acid sequence MNFFKKAAPCDEALCIIKNVEDRLNGRTVEQLVVDYPIHKTMLKHFDRLLANEEKMSVSSKKMLGSISSLSDFDVKMTHSANKLIAFAQNMSALSESNLSIVEEITASMNEVNETISHTSATMHQLSESSNELIRKNDESMGQLQEVNTLKENVVKDTTTMGEQIAHLVEMADKVSEIVNGVEAIAEQTNLLALNASIEAARAGEFGRGFAVVANEIRKLADSTKMNLDDMRVFVNNIHQAASGTKESLNHTLASTGNMNEKLDMISDTIKDNVFMLKDTIKDVDKISESMLDIREAAKQVNQAMNLSTQDAEKLHEMTQIIHGDAMESADNAKQITKIDEDLSEIVRIMITSLNGGMHAISNEELTRNLLKAKEAHGNWMKNLQRIVEEMKTYPIQTDSRRCAFGHFYHAMHITHPDIVKEWSAIDSVHHELHSMGIKVVDAVNAKNANQANTFYAQAKKMSEEIFAHIDNTIKAIEKNSKLGIEVLKAGK; translated from the coding sequence ATGAATTTTTTTAAGAAAGCAGCACCCTGCGATGAAGCGCTTTGTATTATAAAAAATGTGGAAGACCGGCTTAATGGCAGAACTGTTGAGCAACTGGTAGTTGATTATCCTATTCACAAGACTATGCTTAAACATTTTGACAGGCTGTTGGCAAATGAAGAAAAAATGTCGGTAAGCTCTAAAAAAATGTTGGGCAGCATATCCTCTTTAAGTGATTTTGATGTAAAAATGACACACTCTGCCAATAAACTGATTGCCTTTGCCCAAAATATGTCGGCCTTGAGTGAATCCAACCTTTCTATCGTAGAAGAAATCACGGCAAGTATGAATGAGGTAAATGAAACAATAAGTCATACTTCAGCCACCATGCATCAATTATCAGAATCCTCCAATGAACTGATTCGGAAGAATGATGAAAGCATGGGACAGTTGCAGGAAGTGAATACCCTCAAAGAAAATGTTGTAAAAGATACTACGACAATGGGTGAACAAATCGCTCATTTGGTGGAGATGGCTGATAAAGTAAGTGAAATCGTTAATGGCGTGGAAGCCATAGCTGAACAAACTAATTTGCTGGCTCTTAATGCTTCTATCGAAGCTGCCCGGGCAGGCGAATTTGGCAGAGGCTTTGCCGTTGTGGCTAATGAAATCAGGAAACTGGCAGACAGTACCAAAATGAATTTGGACGACATGAGGGTTTTTGTCAATAACATCCACCAGGCAGCCAGCGGCACCAAAGAAAGCCTGAATCATACCCTGGCGTCTACCGGCAATATGAATGAAAAGCTGGACATGATATCTGATACCATCAAAGACAATGTGTTTATGTTAAAAGACACTATTAAAGATGTGGACAAAATTTCAGAGTCCATGCTGGATATTAGAGAAGCGGCCAAACAAGTAAATCAGGCAATGAATCTATCTACTCAGGATGCGGAAAAGCTGCATGAGATGACGCAAATTATTCACGGCGATGCGATGGAAAGCGCTGACAATGCCAAACAGATAACCAAAATTGACGAGGACCTTAGTGAGATTGTACGAATTATGATAACCTCGTTAAATGGGGGAATGCATGCAATCAGCAATGAGGAACTGACCAGGAATCTGTTAAAGGCCAAAGAAGCTCATGGTAATTGGATGAAGAATTTGCAACGAATCGTTGAGGAAATGAAAACTTACCCGATTCAAACCGATTCGAGGAGATGTGCCTTTGGTCATTTTTATCATGCCATGCATATAACTCACCCGGACATAGTTAAGGAGTGGTCAGCTATTGACAGTGTCCATCATGAACTGCATAGTATGGGGATAAAGGTAGTGGATGCCGTTAATGCCAAGAATGCAAATCAGGCTAATACATTTTATGCACAAGCCAAAAAAATGTCTGAGGAGATATTTGCCCATATAGATAATACCATTAAGGCTATTGAAAAAAATTCTAAATTAGGGATAGAAGTATTAAAAGCTGGTAAGTAG
- a CDS encoding HD-GYP domain-containing protein translates to MSEAVDENRKIIEQSIEFLVPGMELARDIYSSDGKILFNQNNILSQHNIQKLGNWKIPKVFVYSEVATANPITDPKLQKFINTYNQSVPVVQKAFEDIRSSQEIPLDALTAAATDIASDIAGAGNVIDRLYNLPPCDDYTMYHSVNVSAISALIAIWLKYPPESVNAISLAGLLHDVGKSLLPPELLHMPGKLSPDDYEHYRQHVAYGYDLVSKIPNISQSITAAVFQHHERRDGSGYPGGITDYYIHPYAKIVAVADLYDEGMTINRENPQAELSPYVSLQTLRNELHRLDPKICITFLDNMTNFLSGNRVSLTDNRQGRVVFINKEQPARSMVRLDDGTVLDLREEENISIHYIIR, encoded by the coding sequence ATGAGCGAAGCAGTTGACGAAAATCGCAAGATCATTGAGCAATCTATTGAATTCCTCGTTCCCGGAATGGAATTGGCCCGGGATATCTACTCCAGTGACGGTAAAATATTGTTTAACCAAAACAACATCCTTAGCCAGCACAACATTCAAAAACTGGGGAATTGGAAAATTCCGAAGGTGTTTGTCTATTCTGAAGTGGCAACCGCCAACCCGATTACTGACCCTAAACTTCAAAAATTTATCAATACGTATAATCAATCAGTACCTGTGGTACAAAAGGCTTTTGAAGATATTCGCTCAAGCCAGGAAATCCCCCTTGATGCCCTTACTGCCGCCGCTACGGATATAGCGTCCGATATTGCCGGCGCCGGTAATGTGATCGACAGGCTGTATAACCTGCCTCCCTGCGATGATTACACTATGTATCACAGTGTCAATGTAAGTGCCATCTCAGCCCTTATCGCCATCTGGCTCAAGTATCCGCCGGAATCGGTTAACGCCATTTCACTTGCAGGCTTGCTGCATGATGTGGGTAAATCGCTTTTACCGCCCGAACTCTTACATATGCCCGGCAAACTATCACCTGACGATTATGAACACTATAGACAGCATGTTGCTTATGGCTATGACCTTGTAAGCAAAATTCCCAACATATCGCAAAGCATCACCGCTGCTGTTTTTCAGCATCACGAGCGCCGCGACGGCAGCGGATACCCCGGAGGCATTACCGACTATTACATCCATCCGTATGCCAAAATTGTAGCCGTCGCTGATTTATATGACGAAGGAATGACAATTAACCGGGAAAATCCCCAGGCTGAGTTAAGCCCATATGTTAGTCTGCAAACACTGCGCAACGAACTCCACCGGCTTGACCCCAAAATTTGTATTACTTTTCTGGATAATATGACCAACTTTTTGTCAGGCAACCGGGTATCCCTCACAGACAACCGTCAAGGCCGGGTGGTATTCATCAATAAAGAACAGCCGGCACGGTCAATGGTCCGGTTAGATGATGGAACTGTGCTGGATTTAAGAGAAGAAGAAAATATCAGCATTCACTATATAATTCGATGA
- the ybaK gene encoding Cys-tRNA(Pro) deacylase: MKTNAARILDGLKIAYELHEYAVDEHDLSAGHVADKVNMPHNQVFKTLVAKGDKNGVLMACIPGDAELDLKALAAASGNKKVEMVALKEVQPLTGYVRGGVSPLGPKKRYPVFLDESAAKWPVIAVSAGIRGCQITLAPDDLVKAVNARLCLIARGE; this comes from the coding sequence ATGAAAACAAATGCCGCCAGAATATTAGATGGCTTGAAAATTGCCTATGAACTGCATGAATATGCGGTTGATGAACATGATTTAAGTGCCGGGCATGTTGCCGACAAAGTGAACATGCCGCATAATCAGGTGTTTAAAACCCTGGTAGCCAAAGGGGACAAAAACGGTGTTCTTATGGCCTGTATCCCCGGTGATGCTGAACTGGATCTTAAAGCCTTAGCGGCGGCCAGTGGTAATAAGAAGGTAGAAATGGTGGCGCTAAAAGAGGTGCAGCCACTTACCGGATATGTTAGAGGTGGCGTTTCCCCCTTGGGACCCAAAAAGCGCTATCCTGTATTTTTGGATGAAAGTGCAGCAAAATGGCCGGTAATCGCTGTTAGTGCCGGTATACGGGGCTGCCAGATTACCCTGGCTCCTGATGACTTGGTAAAGGCAGTGAATGCCCGCTTATGCCTGATTGCCCGCGGCGAGTGA
- the mscL gene encoding large-conductance mechanosensitive channel protein MscL, producing MLKEFVKFAMRGNVLDLAVGIIIGAAFGKIVSSFVNDILMPVVGLLLGKVDFSNLFINLSGTSYPTIAAAKAAGAATLNYGLFINTIVDFTIVAFAIFLLITQVNKLSAKPPETPGPGTKECPHCFSNVHSKATRCPYCTSIFDN from the coding sequence ATGCTTAAGGAATTTGTTAAGTTTGCCATGCGGGGGAATGTTTTGGATTTGGCGGTAGGCATTATTATTGGTGCTGCATTCGGGAAGATAGTATCTTCGTTTGTTAATGATATTTTAATGCCGGTCGTTGGCCTGCTGTTGGGAAAAGTGGATTTTTCCAATCTGTTTATCAACCTGTCAGGCACCAGTTATCCTACTATTGCAGCAGCGAAAGCTGCCGGAGCGGCAACCTTAAACTATGGTCTGTTTATCAATACAATCGTAGATTTTACGATAGTCGCTTTTGCTATTTTCCTGCTCATAACCCAGGTAAACAAGCTGTCTGCCAAACCTCCGGAAACACCGGGACCGGGAACGAAAGAGTGCCCGCATTGTTTTTCCAATGTGCATAGCAAGGCAACGCGCTGCCCATATTGCACCTCGATATTTGATAATTAA
- a CDS encoding DUF362 domain-containing protein: MAANVYFIPVTDALPVAEQAKAMAKIFAASGAAQVVGPNDFVAIKVHVGEKKNTTHIKPAVIRELVEQAKVLGGQPFLTETSTLYKGERENAVKHILHAHSHGFGIENVGAPFIMSDGLAGNTESEVEINGELHKTVKVAREVLSADSMLVVSHPTGHPAAGLGACIKNIGMGLASRMGKMRQHSAMLPEVNNKSCQYCQKCIKWCPQDAIIEQEGKAFIIAEKCIGCGECLAVCRFDAVKYDWNAESGYMQRSMAEHAYGCVIGKPGKCFYFNVLIDMTKDCDCFNTNQHKLIPDIGILASNDPVAIDKATLDLTARAHGQTLAELSYAHHDAMIQINHAAKIGMGSLEYQLITI; the protein is encoded by the coding sequence TTGGCGGCCAATGTTTATTTTATTCCAGTCACTGACGCGCTGCCTGTTGCCGAACAGGCTAAAGCTATGGCTAAAATTTTTGCAGCTTCCGGCGCCGCACAAGTGGTTGGGCCTAATGATTTTGTCGCAATAAAAGTGCATGTCGGTGAAAAGAAAAATACAACCCATATTAAGCCGGCAGTGATCAGGGAATTGGTTGAGCAGGCTAAAGTTCTAGGTGGACAGCCTTTCCTAACGGAAACGTCCACTTTATATAAAGGGGAACGTGAGAATGCCGTAAAGCATATCTTGCATGCCCACAGCCATGGTTTTGGCATCGAAAATGTCGGTGCACCCTTTATTATGTCAGACGGGTTGGCCGGTAACACCGAATCTGAAGTGGAAATCAACGGCGAACTTCATAAAACGGTCAAAGTGGCCAGGGAAGTGCTAAGCGCAGACTCCATGCTGGTTGTTTCCCATCCGACCGGACATCCTGCCGCCGGTTTGGGGGCGTGTATTAAAAATATCGGTATGGGGCTTGCCAGCCGCATGGGAAAGATGCGTCAGCATTCGGCCATGTTGCCGGAAGTGAATAATAAGTCCTGTCAATACTGCCAAAAGTGTATTAAGTGGTGTCCTCAGGATGCGATAATTGAACAAGAGGGCAAAGCTTTCATTATTGCCGAAAAATGCATAGGATGTGGGGAATGTTTGGCTGTTTGCCGGTTTGATGCCGTAAAATACGACTGGAATGCTGAGTCGGGCTATATGCAGCGGAGTATGGCTGAACATGCTTATGGGTGTGTTATCGGCAAACCGGGCAAATGTTTCTATTTTAATGTGCTTATTGATATGACCAAGGATTGCGATTGTTTCAATACCAATCAGCATAAGTTGATTCCCGATATTGGTATTTTAGCGTCAAATGATCCGGTGGCCATTGATAAGGCTACACTTGATCTGACCGCTAGGGCTCATGGACAAACGCTGGCAGAGTTATCTTATGCCCACCATGATGCCATGATTCAGATTAATCATGCCGCTAAAATTGGCATGGGCTCATTAGAATACCAGCTGATTACGATTTAA
- a CDS encoding B3/B4 domain-containing protein: MQISIHENIRQVIPNCRLGYLTISDVIVRGTPPALSQEFAQLQQEVAKVYNLEDLPKLPRVLAVRNMYKKLDFDPSRYRPASEALVRRVLQKKDLYYVNSAVDVNNYCSIKYLLPFGLYDLDQIAGNVVYRREQEGSYINIAGNMVSTDNKPFLTDDKGVFGNPTSDSRRTAVTLTTRNILAVIYADESVNTAELSGILDFAGNMFVCYNCGKVTGKYII; encoded by the coding sequence ATGCAAATTAGTATTCATGAAAATATCCGTCAAGTTATTCCCAATTGCCGCTTGGGGTATTTGACAATCAGCGACGTTATTGTCCGGGGAACGCCGCCGGCTTTAAGTCAGGAGTTTGCCCAATTACAGCAAGAAGTGGCCAAGGTGTATAACCTGGAGGATTTGCCGAAGCTTCCCCGGGTTTTGGCAGTGCGTAACATGTATAAAAAACTTGATTTTGATCCGTCCCGCTACCGGCCGGCTTCGGAGGCGTTGGTACGCCGGGTATTACAAAAAAAAGATTTGTACTATGTAAATAGTGCGGTGGATGTCAATAATTATTGCTCTATTAAATATTTACTGCCTTTCGGCTTATATGATCTGGATCAAATAGCAGGTAATGTTGTATACCGGCGGGAACAGGAAGGCAGCTACATCAATATTGCCGGCAACATGGTGTCAACCGATAATAAACCATTTTTGACAGACGATAAGGGTGTATTTGGCAATCCTACATCTGATTCACGGCGGACGGCGGTTACGCTGACAACCCGTAATATTTTGGCAGTCATTTATGCCGATGAAAGTGTCAACACTGCTGAATTGAGCGGCATACTTGACTTTGCCGGCAATATGTTTGTTTGTTATAATTGTGGTAAAGTAACAGGAAAATATATTATATAA